One Penaeus monodon isolate SGIC_2016 chromosome 34, NSTDA_Pmon_1, whole genome shotgun sequence DNA segment encodes these proteins:
- the LOC119594841 gene encoding uncharacterized protein LOC119594841: MAEKKKEKHYPNATLEEMKKKINALRTNFRAELRKVERSEKSGAGTEDIHVPRLWYFDAMLFLRDQDTPAPSTSSIMVPEESHEGQKENYTEQMTVIKESSEFCHSNNAFDERSVGLDQGVTTTKAVPTEPCSERSNEEKSTSSLTAESLLKESLEDEHDIQGKAWANQLRKMDPMQQLFAKKAIDDVLFESRCGNLSRNSVKINQTNVVYAPTSSTPHSLPSYADTLSRTSTPNSMHSTHSLPSSMDTSRGFQSNVQDANETNFVEANPLAHYFSNFPN; this comes from the exons Atggctgaaaagaagaaagaaa aacattATCCAAATGCTACactggaagaaatgaaaaagaaaataaatgcccTTCGCACGAATTTCCGAGCTGAATTGCGCAAAGTGGAAAGGAGTGAAAAATCTGGAGCTGGAACAGAAGATATCCATGTGCCGCGACTGTGGTATTTTGATGCCATGCTCTTCCTTCGAGACCAGGATACACCAGCACCTTCTACAAGTAGCATAATGGTGCCAGAAGAGAGTCATGAAGGGCAGAAGGAAAACTACACAGAACAG ATGACCGTCATCAAGGAGTCTTCCGAATTCTGTCACAGCAATAACGCCTTC GACGAGCGTTCAGTTGGGCTGGACCAAGGTGTGACTACTACTAAGGCGGTTCCTACAGAACCGTGCAGCGAAAGGTCTAATGAAGAGAAGTCAACCAGTTCGTTAACTGCAGAGAG CCTTCTTAAAGAATCGTTGGAAGACGAACACGACATCCAAGGTAAAGCGTGGGCCAACCAACTACGCAAAATGGATCCTATGCAGCAGCTCTTTGCTAAAAAAGCAATCGATGACGTGTTATTTGAAAGTCGTTGCGGCAACCTCAGCCGAAATTCAGTTAAAATTAATCAGACTAATGTGGTATATGCACCTACTTCATCTACGCCTCACAGCCTTCCCTCATATGCAGATACTTTATCTAGGACTAGTACACCCAACAGCATGCACAGTACTCACAGCCTTCCCTCATCCATGGACACCTCTCGTGGATTTCAGTCCAACGTTCAAGACGCAAATGAAACTAATTTTGTGGAGGCAAACCCACTTGcacattatttttcaaattttccaaatTAA